A region from the Geobacter benzoatilyticus genome encodes:
- the mazG gene encoding nucleoside triphosphate pyrophosphohydrolase, translating to MKNEGAGFEKIMEIMRRLRGPGGCPWDAEQTHESLKRYLLEESYEVIEAIDAGSSKMLREELGDLILQPVFHAVIAEERGTFSMDEVLSGLAEKLVNRHPHVFGDQVIKSSREQLENWERLKQKEKKDERKSALSGVPPHLPALMKAQKVTEKAARVGFDWSHVDEVFAKVMEELHEFEETMIAGDQERMEAELGDLLFAIVNLGRFLSIDPEEALRKTITRFTTRFGHIESTLHARGVSMKDASLDEMEALWDEAKKRERGEE from the coding sequence ATGAAAAATGAGGGCGCAGGATTCGAGAAGATCATGGAAATCATGCGACGGTTGCGGGGACCGGGTGGCTGCCCCTGGGATGCGGAACAAACCCATGAATCCCTGAAGAGGTATCTGCTGGAGGAATCCTACGAGGTAATTGAGGCTATTGACGCCGGATCGTCCAAAATGCTCCGGGAAGAACTGGGAGACCTGATACTGCAACCGGTGTTCCACGCCGTAATCGCAGAAGAGCGAGGCACGTTCTCCATGGACGAGGTGCTTTCGGGACTGGCGGAGAAGCTTGTGAACCGTCATCCCCATGTATTCGGCGACCAGGTCATAAAAAGCAGCCGGGAACAATTGGAAAACTGGGAGCGCCTCAAGCAGAAAGAAAAGAAGGATGAGCGGAAATCGGCCCTGTCCGGGGTCCCCCCGCACCTTCCAGCTCTCATGAAAGCACAGAAAGTGACTGAGAAGGCAGCGCGGGTCGGCTTCGATTGGTCCCACGTGGATGAAGTATTTGCCAAGGTAATGGAAGAACTGCACGAGTTTGAGGAGACAATGATAGCCGGCGACCAGGAGCGGATGGAGGCGGAATTGGGCGACCTTCTTTTCGCCATCGTCAACCTCGGGAGGTTTCTCTCCATCGATCCGGAAGAGGCCCTCCGGAAAACCATTACCCGCTTCACGACACGATTCGGCCATATTGAAAGCACATTGCACGCGCGGGGAGTTTCAATGAAAGACGCTTCTCTGGATGAGATGGAAGCACTGTGGGATGAAGCGAAAAAGCGGGAACGGGGAGAAGAATAA
- the tgt gene encoding tRNA guanosine(34) transglycosylase Tgt: MKFKLTKKDPSCGARRGTLTTPHGTIETPIFMPVGTHAAMKAMTPAQVTETGAQIILSNTYHLHLRPGEELVAKAGGLHSFMAWDGPILTDSGGFQVFSLPNKRITEDGAYFKHEVTGEEVFLDPARAIAIQEALGADIIMAFDECIPYPCDRQYAAKSTRKTLRWAEQCKKAQTRKDQALFGIVQGSVFEDLRAMCAKELVQLDLPGYAIGGVSVGEGLELLKRVVEYTAPFLPENKPRYLMGVGLPEDILESVERGMDMFDCVIPTRYARSATLFTNRGRIRLTNRKYRRDFYPIEPNCTCYTCRNFTRAYLHHLFNANEVLSAILASIHNVHFYLNMMAEIRTAIENGRFSDYKRGFLESYLKGG; this comes from the coding sequence ATGAAATTCAAGCTTACTAAAAAAGACCCATCATGCGGTGCTCGTCGAGGGACACTGACAACCCCCCACGGCACTATCGAAACCCCCATTTTCATGCCGGTCGGCACCCATGCCGCCATGAAGGCAATGACTCCAGCGCAGGTCACTGAGACCGGTGCGCAGATCATCCTCTCGAACACATATCATCTTCATCTCCGGCCCGGCGAAGAACTTGTTGCCAAGGCCGGGGGACTGCACAGCTTCATGGCGTGGGACGGCCCGATTCTCACCGACTCCGGCGGGTTCCAGGTTTTCTCTCTTCCCAACAAGCGGATAACCGAGGACGGGGCATACTTCAAACATGAGGTGACCGGAGAAGAAGTATTCCTCGACCCGGCAAGGGCCATAGCGATACAGGAAGCACTTGGCGCCGACATTATCATGGCTTTTGACGAGTGCATTCCGTATCCCTGCGACCGCCAGTACGCGGCGAAATCAACCCGCAAGACCCTCCGTTGGGCCGAGCAGTGCAAAAAAGCACAGACGCGAAAGGATCAGGCGCTCTTCGGCATTGTCCAGGGGAGCGTATTTGAGGACCTTCGTGCCATGTGCGCCAAGGAACTGGTGCAACTGGACCTGCCCGGTTACGCCATCGGCGGCGTTTCCGTCGGCGAAGGGCTGGAGCTTCTGAAAAGAGTAGTAGAGTACACGGCTCCATTCCTGCCGGAAAACAAACCCCGCTACCTCATGGGCGTGGGACTTCCCGAGGATATCCTTGAAAGCGTAGAGAGGGGTATGGACATGTTCGACTGTGTCATCCCGACCCGCTACGCCCGCAGTGCCACCCTTTTCACCAACAGGGGGAGGATACGCCTCACCAACCGCAAGTACCGGCGCGATTTTTATCCGATTGAGCCGAACTGCACCTGTTACACTTGCCGAAACTTCACGAGGGCCTACCTGCACCATCTCTTCAACGCCAATGAAGTCCTCTCGGCGATACTCGCCAGCATCCATAACGTTCACTTTTATCTAAACATGATGGCGGAAATCCGCACTGCCATCGAGAACGGACGTTTTTCCGACTACAAGCGTGGCTTTCTGGAATCATATCTCAAGGGCGGATAG